Sequence from the Argentina anserina chromosome 7, drPotAnse1.1, whole genome shotgun sequence genome:
ACAAATAATGAACTAATTTGACTCTTTGTGGCTTGTTACAGGTAAGGTGAAGAACATAGATTTTCTCTTTTACCTTGATACTGATACTGCCGTCTCTCTGGCGGCTGAGATGGTTGAACATCTTGAGTTAGCAGATCATGATGTGGCCTTCATTGCTGAATTTATTGATTACTTGATAATGAAACTCGTACCTCGTTGGAAGCCATTATCTGATAATTCCTCAAGCGAACTTACTTATGGTGGATCCGATTTCCTTGATGGTAAATCCTCAGTGGCATGCCCGTGGGGTTCACCATTATCTGGTTTTCTTGCTGGTTCAATGGTTGAGCGAGCTTGTAGCGCCTGGATAAATCCTGATACAATTAGTTTTAATGGTGGCATTGCTTCTTATCCAAGCTTTACTGAATTTGCCGACGAGCATTCAAAAACATCAGTTGCTTCTGTGTTTCTGGCCGATGATGCTTCCAGCAATATCAGTAGAGCAGCTGAATCCGTTCATTGCAATATTGTACATCCTATGCATTCCTTTGTTGATGACAGAAGCTTGCAAGGAAATTACTCCAGCAATGCAGGCCAAGAGTTTCCAAAGAACATAGAGGTGCCATCACTTGATCAGAAAGTATCTAATGAAATGAGCTTGTCAAGCAGCTGTTCATCGGTTTCTTTGGCAGCTGATCTGGATGTTGAGCTGAAGTTGGAACTCGATACTATTGAGACACAATACCAGCACTGGTTTCAGGAGCTTTCTAGGATGAGGGAGAAAGCACTTGAAGGGACCAGAAAGAAATGGATAGAAAAGCAGAAACTTGTTGTTCACTAATTAAGACCATTTGTTATGTTTTCCCTTGTTTGATGATACCGTTGAGGTGTTTATACTGTTTGCTGGTAATCTATATAAGGGTTGACATAATTTGCCCTATGTATTGGATGCGGCTCACCTTTTCTGAAGTCGTGATCCTTCTGTTGCTAAGTTTTGTGCTCACTTTCCTGTTTGcttttgtttgttgagtgtAAATAACTTCTTGAATCTGTAAAGCGTACAATCTACTGCTGATTCATGATCAATATATAAACATATTGCATGAGGTTGGAAATTGTGAGGAACTTGAATGTGCCATGCACTTGGAACCTCCTAGCACCAAGTGAGATTAAGGCAGCAATAAAATCACGGGGAGGTTCAATTTGCATAAAGCTCAAGTCTggaaatatatttattcaacTGGCCAATATACTACAGTACAATGGAGTCCAAGACGCcaaataaaaacaacaatCCATTTAGGGATTGAATCCGAGAAAAGGCAAAAGATTGCAGCTGGCCACGGTCAAATTGATTTCAAAGTCCAGAAAACTGAACGGATGTTGCTTGGCTCTTACCTTGTCCATGGACTGATGGCAATACCAGCGATAGTAAAGAAGAGGTTTCCAACTAAGAGTAATCGATCCAAGCATTCTTACAGTCATCGTTCAAACACCTATAAAATTTTGTTGAAGCCTCATCAGCAGATCGCGTTTGCTGTTCCCGGAAAGCGGCCTCTTTATGACCACAGATTGGGCATGTTTCTGCCACAGAAAAGTAGATCAAGGAAGTGGGGGAACCGAATTCAGATTTGCAGTCAAAATGGGTTTCAACAAAAGTTATAAAACATTGCAAGCAGCACTGCTGCAGCATCAACACAGGATCAATAAAAGGACTCCAAGATTATAGCTTGGAAATCATACGCTGTATggtttaaatattaattaatatgtTACAGACATGACCAAAAAAGACCCAACTACTGCTGATATGTGAGATAGGTTTGCTTATGAATAACCAAAATCTAAATCAAGTAGATCACTTTGATAGAGCATCTACTTAATATCAATTGCCAAACTAACAAAAATGGTATCCTTTCACACCAGTTGGTTGGCATTCTCTCTGACAACACTCTGGACAATTGATTGTCAGCAAATAAACACCATCAAATTACAAATTTCTCTACCTGACCAGACTATGCTAACTCTCATCAATTGTTTCTAAAATACAATGTGTCTTCCTTCTACCATTCACATGCAAATCCTATCCCACGTTTGAAATATGCAATAGAAGGTAGAGGAAAAACTAGTATCTTGAAAAACTTTAACTTTAAATCAGTTGTAGTAATTGCAGTAACCACTACCAATAGTATCGCTAGGTTTCTGATCTACAAAACTTATAACAGCATATTTTCAGTTCTAACAAACATTTCAGCCCACACAAGAATGCACTACATCAATCCAACATAGCAGGAGAAAGAATGAAATCCTCTTGAGAGTGAAAAATTAAACACACCTTCAGTTTTGGGTGCATTTGTAAAGTCATTCAGGTTAATTATGGGTTGGATCTCTTTCTTAACAAGAGCCTCCCTCCTCCTAATTTCACTCTGAAAGCacaaaacaaaagataaaATCAGTAACACAAACATTCATATACCCTTCAACATAGCAAAAAGAGATAATCTTTCACTGTAATACGGGCAACATAAAAGAATCTATAGCATTACTATACCAGTTTCTCCATGTACGCAACATAAGGACAAGTGGGACAGAAGAATCTAGCAGCGTGCATATTCAGATTATTCGGAAGCTCATACTGCAGCATGCCCCCACAATCCGGGCAGAAATCCATTTGCGATAAATCTCCCGAAAAAAACTCACCCTCCCTGCATTATTGTATGGTTAGATTCCAATATGCCATTGATACTCATACAATTTCCAGCTACAATTCTAGTAGTCACCTAAACATATAGCAAACTAACTAAAAGTACACCAATTTAGGGCTGGATGCGGTAGTAAACCGATCCACTCTTGCCTCTACCGATGCCAAACCGACTCTTATCGGTAGAGGAGTTTTCAAACCGTAGCCGACCAAACAATCAGTACTACCCAAGTTTCGGATTTTCATTCTTCTTAGAATCACAGGGAAAAGCTTGATTGAACTGGGCATTTTGCTATTGGTTCCTTGATTGAAGTCTTCGGATTCTCAATCATTGAAACacacacaacaacaaaaatatttaCACCCATTCCAGTTCATCCAACACAAGatcagaagagagagaaaagaactTGCCTGTAGCTCAATTCGGCTTCAAAATGGGGTACTCTTGAGGAACTAGGGTTTGGAAAATTGGGTTATGGGGTGAGATGAGTGACATCTgagattttgtgattttttggGGATGGAGGCGCCCAAGAGAGTGAATGAAGAAGGGAGGGAATGTCGAAATGGTTCATTAACCCTAGCATCTGTTATAAGCTGAAAGATTAAATCTTGCACTAAGCAAAATAGAAATTCATCAAAAATAACAATCCACAGAACTAAATGAAAGAGCttattaaaaaagaagaagtggGTAGAGCATTTTGTACATACTTTTCGTCGGATTGAGGAATTCGGATTGAACTTGGCAGGGTTTTGCGTTAGACCCTATTCTCAGGCTCAGTCCCTCTTTCTTTTGCCCGAAATCCTGTAGTCAATAAAAACTtggtcaaattataaaaatgtattATCTTTTATAAAAAATCACTActgaaataattataaaaaaaaattcattacatttaagtaaaaattataaaaatattaataaaattagaaaaaagtgaCTTTAAAAACATTTTATGGACTATTTTATCAATTCttactcttttttttcattctttttctaatttcagccataactttctcgtccGGCAATAGATTTTAATGAAgttggtaccgttagaaagatctcgctctcctctttcatttgatatactacccactctGAATCGAGCAACCATACAAGGCGTAACAACCATCACAAACGGTTGTCGCCATCAATGGCGGTGCTTCAAGCAATTCCggcgaaaccgaagctcaaTGTTCCCTAATTCCTGCTATtatcttcattctgagcatattTATAccaattttatttgaattttaataaaatttcacatatttctacatttcctctcggcatgtcacaacTCCTGTCACAAATGCTGtcacagacactgtcacacatactgtcacaaccgctatcactatctatttacacctactgtcacaacctctgtcacactacctgtcacaaccactatcacactacctattacactaactgtcataCCTCTTATCACACCCATTGTTACAGaagctgtcacactatctatttacactaacagtcacacccgctgtcataccaatctcatttgaattttaacaaaatttcacatattttcacatttcctcttggcatgtcacatctcctgtcacagacactgtcacactactgtcacaaccgctatcacactatctatttacacccactgtcacactacctgtcacaaccactatcacactacctattacactaactgtcacacctcctaaCACACCTcatatcacacccactgtcacactatctatttacactaacggtcacacccactgtcatacatattgtcacaaccactgtcacacacaTTGCTCTCTCCAATCGACTCCGGCTGCTCTCTCCAAGAATctcaaggacctcgtccttcgATGTTGAGCGCTTCCAATAGTGCCAGCGCCAAAGAAGTCTAGCTCGTCGTCAAAGCTGTCATCGTTGATCATGTGGAAGCAATTGCAGCGGTTCTGGCCATATTTCGTCGGTGATGGGTTTGAGATCAAGGCCTTGGGGCTCTGGGTTGTAGTCGGGTTGGATCGTCGATGAAGGAGACTTCCATGATTGTCGTCGACGACTTTGTTGAAATTGAGATCGATTTGGACTCTCGACGACGTCAACGAACTGCTAGGGAACAAGGCCGGAGGTATAAGAGATTGAGAACAAGGCCAAAAGAAATGAATATATGCACGGGAACATGGACTTGAAAAAATTTGTTGGCATTTTATAAATATTTCAAACATCAATGGTAACGGTATAAGagattgagaaaattgattttttttataattttcaaatcttacttgatctttttataaatacatgtatcaaaagtgacttttttataagaagccaaAAAAACTTATGTTTGGCTATTAATTTCATATTGGAAAGGTCCTTTTTGGTAAATCacattgtttttttatttttaaattccaaaaataATATATCAAGACCCTCTTTTGAAAACTTTTTAAGATACCCAAGGGCCAAGGCTAATCATTACAGTCAGTTCGGAGAACATCTCGGATACAAGTGATGGGTCAAATATCCCTCCACAGTGGAGGTGAGTTATTTGCGCGTGAGAAAAGAAAGTACAACTATTGCTTTACTAACTCATTAATTGAAGAAGTTATAACTACCTTGTAGGCTATAGGACGGAGTGTAAATTGTTGAACCTTGAGGCTGCAATTGTTGAAGACTAGAGGAAGCATGCATTGATGAATATGCCAACATTAAGCATATAACCAGGAGAAAACTGGACTTTGCTTTTCTAGTGAATGTTACATGCATGGTGTGTGCATGGTGTGTGCTTGGAGCCAAttgcctatataaaggcatAAGAGACGGTGCAGTTGATGTAACGGGGAGATCATCTTATGTGTTACAAGAGTGAGATAGATAAGAAAACTCTAAGTAGAGAGTTTTAtgtgtgtagcaaaataaagtgaGTGTGAGAGTGAGAGTGTATCATTTTAAGTGTGGGTCTTGAAGTAATGTTTCTTTCGGTGTAACATTTATTCGTATAGTATAGTTTCTTTATTGTTGTTGCCCATAGATGTAGGCACTTTGCCAAACCATTTTAAATCTCAGTGTTCTCtatcatttttgttttcactTGTGGTTGTGAGTTAGTTTATATTTCCATTATAAAGTTTATTCTTCTGCATTCACCAACAACAAGCTGTTATATAATACCATTCCTGAACATGTTCACACTCAAAGCCTATATGAGCTAGCCTATGAGCTACATTATTACAAGTTATAGGAGCAAACACAATGCTAACCATTGAAAGGCTCTAAGATCAATTATCTTTGCAGTAAGATTGCTAAGGACACCCAAATTACGATTTGAATCTTGAATGTCCAAGGCTACCTCTTTGCAATCAATCTCAATAATAAGCTTGGCCTTACCCATCCTCCTAAGTAGAAGACCTTCTCTAATAGCTAACATCTTGGCATATTTAGCCAATAGAACATGTTGTACTTGTTTACTAAAAGAAACTTGAAAAAGACCATCTTCATCACGCATGACTCCACCTATATCACCATGAGTAAGAGTAGGCAAAAATGCACCATCAACATTGAGTTGAAGAAATCCGAAGCTGGAGACTAGTTAACCTTACGGACAAGTTGGGTTTCACTGCTAACCGACTGAGCCTTTTTAAAATCTTCCAACCAAGTCATAACTCCAAGAAACAAATTTGCTACAAGCTGAGGCTTGTTCTCCTACAGAGTATTGTTTCCGGTCTTCCACATAAGGACCATATAGCCATAAGAATTCCTGTGAATATATCAGGAGATGATTGAAGAGCATGTTCCAACATCCACTCCTTGAACAACATGTTTGGAGTCATATTGAACACATATGATTAAAAGGAAGTCTGCTTATAAAGTTTCTAGCAACAGGGTATTTAGTATTTAGTCTATTTACAAAATAGATGCACCGTGCTTTCCAAATTATGATTGCAAAGAAGACAGTTCAAAGTAACAGTATAGCCTTTAGAGACAAGTCGATCTCTAGTAGGCAGTAAATCATGACATGCACGCCAAGCACAAATTTGAACTTTACCTGGAACTTTAGCACTCCAAATATGTTTCCACAattgttgaagaagaagaagctagaGTATTCTGAAGAACATTAGCTCGAGCAATCTAATATGCGGATTtaaccataaagtgcctcttTTTCTCAGGATGCCAAAAATACATATCAGCTGTGGCTCGAGAGTGTAAAGGAATGGAGAGAATTTTCGAAGCCACCTGAGGTGTAAACGGTTGCATCACCAAAGAAGTATTCCAACCTCCTTCGGATGCATTAAACAAATCGGCAACCATCTCTTGTATAACACTTGCAGGCTTCTGTATGAGATACCTAGGGCAATCAGGAATCCATGTATCCCTCCAAATGTTAGCTTGCAGACCATTTTCAATCTTCCAATGCAAACCTGCTTTAAGCGCAACAATGCTATTCATAATACTCCTCTAAGAAAAAGAAGGACAATCTCCCACTTGAGCTTCTAACAGGGAAGTATAAGGGAAATATCGAGCTTTAAATCTTTGTGACACAAGAGACTGAGGTGTAGTGAGAATGCGCCAACTTTGCTTGGCAAGCATAGCCAAGTTATAGGCATATAAGTTACGAAATCTCATTCCTTGTTTAGTGAGGTAGAGACGTTCCCAACTTCTCCAATGAATATGTCTCTTATCTTCTGTATCTCCCCAGAAAAATGAGGCACACAACTATTGAATATCATCACATAAAGTTTTTGGCAACAAATAACAGTTCATGGCATATTGAGGCATATTTTGAAAAACAGCTTTAAGAAGAATGGTCTTACCAGAGCAGCTCAAAATTTTTGTCTTCCATCCCACCAATTTATTTGTAACTCTCTCGAATATATACTGGAATTTCTCTGTTTTGATCTACCAACTCGCAGAGGAAGTCCTACATAACAATCATGCCCATCAACTCGTTCTACCCTCATTGTTGTAGCTAGAACTTGCTAAACCGGCTCAAGCATGTTCCTACTGAAGACGACACTACTTTTCTGGAAGTTAACCTTTTGCCCCGATGCTCTCTCAGTCTCTCATATGTGTCAAGCAAGTTTCAGATTCTCTGACATTCCTGAAGTGTTGCAGCCCCAAAGAGGAAGCTATTATCTGCAAAGAATAGATGATGGAGAGTAGGAGTAGTAGGGCTCATCTTAATCCATAAGATGTCCACTGTTAATAGCTTGAGTGAGAATAGCAGATAAGCCTTCTGTGCAAAGAATAAAGAGATATGGTGATAAAGGGTCGCCTTGTCTTATTCCTCGCAACGGTAAGATTTTTTCCGTCAGGTCTCCATTGACTAAAATTTCATATGACAATGTTTTGACAATGCTCATCACCATCTGAATCCACCTTGGATCAAAACCCAACTTAGTTAAAATGCTTTGAATGAATATC
This genomic interval carries:
- the LOC126801848 gene encoding uncharacterized protein LOC126801848, yielding MDFCPDCGGMLQYELPNNLNMHAARFFCPTCPYVAYMEKLSEIRRREALVKKEIQPIINLNDFTNAPKTEETCPICGHKEAAFREQQTRSADEASTKFYRCLNDDCKNAWIDYS